From Bombyx mori chromosome 3, ASM3026992v2, the proteins below share one genomic window:
- the Lark gene encoding RNA-binding protein lark gives MPGTGTFKIFIGNLSDKTTEADLRPLFEKYGTVVECDIVRNYGFVHMENEQVGREAIQNLNGELVHGQAIKIEAAKSRKAPSTPTTKIFVGNLTDKTRAPEVRELFQKFGTVVECDIVRNYGFVHLDATGDVNDAIKELNGMMVDGQPMKVQLSTSRVRQRPGMGDPEQCYRCGRGGHWSKECPKALGPDRNGFRDRAFGRDPYPPPPPPPFLRDRMMGGFGDPYDGYYDRSRFDSPRDLFERRYPVGGASRGLELGGSRGARGDFVSPPLRREPMPPMPNLPPLRSGMGSMRSSYDPMYSRRSPPPGPQMSRGMYEDFSRDTFDDRRPGMRGPSPSRRYAPY, from the exons ATGCCGGGCACCGGTACTTTCAAAATCTTCATCGGGAACCTTTCTGATAAAACCACAGAAGCCGATCTTAGACCGCTATTCGAAAAATACGGTACGGTCGTAGAATGCGATATCGTCAGAAATTACGGTTTCGTGCACATGGAAAACGAACAAGTCGGCCGCGAAGCCATTCAGAATCTTAACGGCGAGTTAGTTCATGGGCAGGCGATCAAAATAGAAGCGGCCAAGAGCCGGAAGGCGCCGTCGACGCCAACCACTAAAATATTCGTGGGTAATTTAACGGACAAGACGCGCGCGCCCGAAGTCCGCGAGCTGTTTCAGAAGTTCGGGACGGTCGTCGAGTGCGATATCGTGCGTAACTACGGCTTCGTGCATTTGGACGCGACGGGCGATGTGAACGACGCTATCAAAGAGTTGAACGGTATGATGGTCGACGGACAGCCCATGAAGGTGCAGTTGTCGACGAGTCGTGTCCGGCAGCGGCCGGGCATGGGCGACCCCGAGCAGTGCTACCGCTGTGGCCGCGGGGGCCACTGGTCCAAGGAGTGCCCGAAGGCGCTGGGCCCCGACCGCAACGGTTTCCGCGATCGAGCGTTCGGCCGCGATCCCTACCctccgccgccgccgccacccTTCCTTCGCGATCGCATGATGGGAGGATTTGGG GATCCATATGACGGGTACTATGATCGTTCACGGTTCGATTCTCCACGGGACTTGTTCGAGCGACGCTATCCAGTTGGAGGAGCATCACGAGGGCTGGAATTGGGCGGATCTAGAGGAGCTCGCGGTGACTTCGTTTCTCCGCCCTTACGCCGCGAACCCATGCCACCCATGCCTAATTTACCTCCACTGCGGAGCGGAATGGGTTCCATGAGATCTTCCTATGATCCTATGTACAGCCGCAGAAGCCCCCCACCAGGACCCCAGATGTCCAGAGG AATGTATGAAGATTTTAGCAGAGATACTTTTGATGACAGAAG GCCCGGAATGCGAGGTCCGTCGCCGTCAAGAAGATATGCGCCTTATTAA
- the LOC101741200 gene encoding bone morphogenetic protein receptor type-1B isoform X1 — protein MRLSRGLRCECAGARACPDGSSNGTCVTQVGGYCFVAVEEVLDESGSVVLDRTAGCLSADESGLMQCKSSQVPHQHPKVIECCYDDDLCNLRLHPQLSEPSPDVTESPGVRPPITSSPTLLVAIALCVALIAFLAAFLLLFRRRRRGCKRPPSPPAPPICSEISSGSGSGLPLLVQRTVAKQIQMVESIGKGRYGEVWLARWRGEKVAVKVFFTTEEASWFRETEIYQTVLMRHDNILGFIAADIKGTGSWTQMLLITDYHENGSLHDYLQTVVLDSNSLMTMTYSIVSGLAHLHMDIYGTKGKPAIAHRDIKSKNILVKRNGQCAIADFGLAVRYVAERNEVDIAPNTRVGTRRYMAPEVLDETLDVTDFEAFKMADMYSLGLVLWEVCRRCASGDKAQLVEPYALPYQDAVPPDPSFEDMHAVVVRANLRPALPPRWRHCDRLAALGALMSECWSASPRARLSALRVKKTLAKYRADTALKLV, from the exons GTCGGGGCCTGCGGTGCGAGTGCGCCGGCGCGCGAGCGTGCCCCGACGGCTCGTCCAACGGCACGTGCGTCACGCAGGTCGGGGGCTACTGCTTCGTCGCCGTCGAGGAGGTGCTCGACGAGAGCGGCAGCGTGGTGCTGGACCGGACCGCCGGGTGTCTCTCCGCTGACGAGTCGGGCTTGATGCAA TGCAAAAGTTCACAAGTGCCACATCAGCACCCGAAAGTAATCGAGTGCTGTTACGACGACGACCTGTGCAACCTTCGGCTCCATCCTCAGCTATCTGAACCGTCACCGGACGTGACGGAGTCCCCGGGGGTGCGGCCCCCGATCACGAGCAGTCCCACCTTATTGGTCGCCATCGCTCTCTGCGTGGCTCTCATCGCTTTCCTGGCagcttttttgttgttattcagACGACGGAGGCGCGGCTGCAAGAGGCCGCCGTCTCCACCAGCGCCGCCGATATGTTCCGAAATATCTTCAGGGTCGGGCTCTGGCTTGCCGCTACTCGTCCAAAGGACTGTTGCCAAACAAATACAGATGGTGGAGTCCATCGGGAAAGGGCGTTACGGGGAGGTGTGGCTCGCAAGATGGCGCGGTGAGAAAGTAGCCGTCAAAGTATTCTTCACGACCGAGGAAGCGTCCTGGTTCAGAGAAACCGAGATTTACCAGACGGTGTTGATGCGACACGATAACATTCTTGGATTCATCGCTGCCGACATCAAGGGCACGGGCTCCTGGACCCAGATGCTCCTTATTACGGATTACCACGAGAACGGCTCGCTGCACGACTACCTTCAGACCGTCGTCCTCGACTCTAACTCCCTCATGACGATGACGTATTCGATAGTGAGCGGCCTCGCGCATCTGCACATGGACATATACGGCACGAAGGGCAAGCCGGCGATCGCGCACCGCGACATCAAGAGCAAGAACATCCTCGTGAAGCGCAACGGGCAGTGCGCCATCGCAGACTTCGGTCTGGCCGTGCGGTACGTCGCCGAGCGGAACGAGGTGGACATCGCGCCCAACACGCGCGTGGGCACCCGCCGGTACATGGCGCCCGAGGTGCTCGACGAGACGCTCGACGTCACAGACTTCGAGGCCTTCAAGATGGCCGACATGTACTCGCTCGGGCTCGTGCTGTGGGAGGTGTGTCGGCGCTGCGCCAGTGGGGACAAGGCGCAGCTCGTGGAGCCCTACGCGCTGCCGTACCAGGACGCGGTGCCGCCTGACCCTTCCTTCGAGGACATGCACGCTGTGGTGGTGCGCGCCAACCTGCGGCCCGCCCTGCCGCCGCGCTGGAGACACTGCGACCGACTGGCGGCGCTGGGGGCGCTCATGTCGGAGTGCTGGTCGGCCAGCCCCAGGGCGAGACTCTCCGCATTACGCGTCAAAAAGACGCTCGCCAAATATCGCGCGGACACAGCGCTGAAGCTCGTGTGA
- the LOC101741200 gene encoding bone morphogenetic protein receptor type-1B isoform X2, producing MGRGLRCECAGARACPDGSSNGTCVTQVGGYCFVAVEEVLDESGSVVLDRTAGCLSADESGLMQCKSSQVPHQHPKVIECCYDDDLCNLRLHPQLSEPSPDVTESPGVRPPITSSPTLLVAIALCVALIAFLAAFLLLFRRRRRGCKRPPSPPAPPICSEISSGSGSGLPLLVQRTVAKQIQMVESIGKGRYGEVWLARWRGEKVAVKVFFTTEEASWFRETEIYQTVLMRHDNILGFIAADIKGTGSWTQMLLITDYHENGSLHDYLQTVVLDSNSLMTMTYSIVSGLAHLHMDIYGTKGKPAIAHRDIKSKNILVKRNGQCAIADFGLAVRYVAERNEVDIAPNTRVGTRRYMAPEVLDETLDVTDFEAFKMADMYSLGLVLWEVCRRCASGDKAQLVEPYALPYQDAVPPDPSFEDMHAVVVRANLRPALPPRWRHCDRLAALGALMSECWSASPRARLSALRVKKTLAKYRADTALKLV from the exons GTCGGGGCCTGCGGTGCGAGTGCGCCGGCGCGCGAGCGTGCCCCGACGGCTCGTCCAACGGCACGTGCGTCACGCAGGTCGGGGGCTACTGCTTCGTCGCCGTCGAGGAGGTGCTCGACGAGAGCGGCAGCGTGGTGCTGGACCGGACCGCCGGGTGTCTCTCCGCTGACGAGTCGGGCTTGATGCAA TGCAAAAGTTCACAAGTGCCACATCAGCACCCGAAAGTAATCGAGTGCTGTTACGACGACGACCTGTGCAACCTTCGGCTCCATCCTCAGCTATCTGAACCGTCACCGGACGTGACGGAGTCCCCGGGGGTGCGGCCCCCGATCACGAGCAGTCCCACCTTATTGGTCGCCATCGCTCTCTGCGTGGCTCTCATCGCTTTCCTGGCagcttttttgttgttattcagACGACGGAGGCGCGGCTGCAAGAGGCCGCCGTCTCCACCAGCGCCGCCGATATGTTCCGAAATATCTTCAGGGTCGGGCTCTGGCTTGCCGCTACTCGTCCAAAGGACTGTTGCCAAACAAATACAGATGGTGGAGTCCATCGGGAAAGGGCGTTACGGGGAGGTGTGGCTCGCAAGATGGCGCGGTGAGAAAGTAGCCGTCAAAGTATTCTTCACGACCGAGGAAGCGTCCTGGTTCAGAGAAACCGAGATTTACCAGACGGTGTTGATGCGACACGATAACATTCTTGGATTCATCGCTGCCGACATCAAGGGCACGGGCTCCTGGACCCAGATGCTCCTTATTACGGATTACCACGAGAACGGCTCGCTGCACGACTACCTTCAGACCGTCGTCCTCGACTCTAACTCCCTCATGACGATGACGTATTCGATAGTGAGCGGCCTCGCGCATCTGCACATGGACATATACGGCACGAAGGGCAAGCCGGCGATCGCGCACCGCGACATCAAGAGCAAGAACATCCTCGTGAAGCGCAACGGGCAGTGCGCCATCGCAGACTTCGGTCTGGCCGTGCGGTACGTCGCCGAGCGGAACGAGGTGGACATCGCGCCCAACACGCGCGTGGGCACCCGCCGGTACATGGCGCCCGAGGTGCTCGACGAGACGCTCGACGTCACAGACTTCGAGGCCTTCAAGATGGCCGACATGTACTCGCTCGGGCTCGTGCTGTGGGAGGTGTGTCGGCGCTGCGCCAGTGGGGACAAGGCGCAGCTCGTGGAGCCCTACGCGCTGCCGTACCAGGACGCGGTGCCGCCTGACCCTTCCTTCGAGGACATGCACGCTGTGGTGGTGCGCGCCAACCTGCGGCCCGCCCTGCCGCCGCGCTGGAGACACTGCGACCGACTGGCGGCGCTGGGGGCGCTCATGTCGGAGTGCTGGTCGGCCAGCCCCAGGGCGAGACTCTCCGCATTACGCGTCAAAAAGACGCTCGCCAAATATCGCGCGGACACAGCGCTGAAGCTCGTGTGA